The Vibrio echinoideorum genome includes a region encoding these proteins:
- a CDS encoding ribosomal protein uL16 3-hydroxylase, with protein MYQLSFSMPEFLENYWHKKPTILKGGFKNFIDPMSPEELAGLSMEEEVDSRFVSNLDNQWTAEHGPFTEEKFGELTETHWQLIVQAANHWHQGANQLTQAFEQLPNWLFDDLMICYSAPQGGVGPHIDQYDVFIIQGQGKRQWKVGAKDVGQYKETVQASALRQIEGFEPIIDETLEPGDILYIPPGFPHEGNTLEPSMSYSIGYRSPKEQELISNFADFVLAHDMGDVHLHDPEFKTQDGYGKIRSSDLSNLTDMLKSALEQPETISEFMGCLLSQSRHQLDIVAPEPLWTAEEIAQHLESEGEIHRVSGLKALYHENESNTAYINGEVVKVEEADSSLLNVLCDDTIINSATTLTPSGVTVVTELVNKGYWFIED; from the coding sequence ATGTACCAACTTAGCTTTTCTATGCCCGAATTTCTTGAAAACTACTGGCATAAAAAACCAACCATCTTGAAAGGTGGATTCAAAAACTTCATCGACCCAATGTCTCCAGAAGAACTTGCTGGTTTATCGATGGAAGAAGAAGTCGATTCTCGCTTTGTCTCTAACCTCGACAATCAGTGGACAGCAGAACACGGTCCATTCACCGAAGAAAAGTTTGGTGAACTAACTGAAACCCATTGGCAATTGATAGTACAAGCGGCGAACCATTGGCATCAAGGTGCTAATCAACTGACTCAAGCTTTCGAACAACTGCCAAACTGGCTGTTCGACGATCTAATGATCTGCTACTCAGCACCACAAGGCGGTGTAGGACCACATATTGATCAATACGATGTATTCATCATTCAAGGTCAAGGTAAGCGACAATGGAAGGTTGGCGCGAAAGATGTAGGGCAATATAAAGAAACAGTACAAGCTTCGGCACTGCGTCAAATAGAAGGCTTTGAGCCAATCATTGATGAAACTTTGGAGCCAGGCGATATCCTTTATATCCCACCAGGTTTCCCACATGAAGGTAACACTTTAGAACCTTCAATGAGCTACTCTATTGGCTACCGCTCTCCTAAAGAACAAGAGCTAATCAGTAACTTCGCCGATTTTGTACTTGCTCATGATATGGGTGACGTCCATCTACATGACCCTGAATTCAAAACTCAAGATGGCTATGGCAAAATTCGTTCTTCTGATTTGAGTAATCTTACGGATATGCTGAAATCAGCACTAGAGCAACCAGAAACCATCAGCGAATTCATGGGGTGTTTACTCAGCCAATCACGCCACCAGCTTGATATCGTTGCACCAGAGCCATTATGGACAGCAGAAGAGATCGCTCAACACCTAGAGTCAGAAGGTGAGATCCATCGTGTATCAGGCTTAAAAGCGCTCTATCACGAGAATGAAAGCAACACGGCTTACATCAATGGTGAAGTCGTCAAAGTTGAAGAAGCGGATTCATCGCTACTAAATGTACTTTGTGATGACACCATAATTAATTCAGCAACCACTTTGACTCCTTCAGGTGTAACTGTCGTGACTGAATTGGTAAACAAAGGTTACTGGTTTATAGAAGACTAA
- the rsmS gene encoding pleiotropic regulatory protein RsmS, translating into MSTENTSSPLDNAPEEVKLAVDLIYLLESNEIDLKVALEAIKIVQQDLQSKLASSI; encoded by the coding sequence ATGAGCACTGAAAACACATCATCACCATTAGATAACGCACCAGAAGAAGTTAAATTGGCTGTAGACTTGATTTATCTACTCGAAAGCAACGAAATCGACCTAAAGGTTGCGTTAGAGGCAATTAAGATTGTCCAACAAGATTTACAATCCAAACTAGCATCTAGCATCTAG
- a CDS encoding primosomal replication protein, translated as MNQFSKLKNVIDTLIGHCSQVDKGRGAYHQALFDRTLFKSRAFILLPYALETQATYHTILREQATNQLIAPRANYLTEKLTNQIAAIQRELANHDLRLDRKSKLGKSLNDLYNELAQHQDWQKRLVDLVQLRKLTLDSAPRHSKKKAEEAWQLAKERLERCEDSMKNIERLINLENPKRNEH; from the coding sequence ATGAATCAGTTTTCGAAGCTTAAAAACGTCATAGATACCTTAATAGGTCACTGCTCTCAGGTCGATAAAGGTCGTGGGGCTTACCATCAAGCATTATTTGATCGAACTTTATTTAAGTCTAGAGCGTTTATTTTGCTTCCCTACGCACTCGAAACTCAAGCTACCTACCACACCATTTTACGCGAACAAGCAACAAATCAGCTCATCGCACCCAGAGCAAACTATCTGACTGAAAAGTTAACTAACCAGATAGCAGCAATTCAAAGAGAGCTTGCCAATCATGATTTACGTCTAGACCGAAAAAGTAAGCTCGGGAAAAGCCTTAACGACTTATATAATGAACTCGCGCAGCACCAAGACTGGCAAAAGCGATTAGTCGATTTAGTACAGCTACGAAAGTTAACGTTGGATTCAGCTCCTCGCCACAGTAAAAAGAAAGCTGAAGAGGCTTGGCAGTTAGCAAAAGAACGATTAGAACGCTGTGAAGATTCAATGAAAAACATTGAGAGACTGATTAACTTAGAGAACCCTAAGCGAAATGAGCACTGA
- a CDS encoding sulfite exporter TauE/SafE family protein, with product MEMIEPTMLVVLALVAFAAGFIDAVAGGGGMLTVPALLSLGLPPHIALGTNKLAATFASSTAAFTYYRKKLFKPECWTNAFISTLIGATIGTLTVDAISTEWLEKVLPLVILAAAVYTIFHKTPDVSHNVSPKPCPVLKRKQKYQGFILGFYDGVAGPGTGAFWTVSSMALYRLNILLASGLSKAMNFTSNFTSLVTFAILGHIDWVLGLTMGICLMAGAFVGAHSAIRFGATFIRPVFVTVVSVLAIKLAYEAWFVNL from the coding sequence ATGGAAATGATTGAACCAACCATGTTGGTTGTACTTGCTTTGGTTGCCTTTGCAGCCGGCTTTATTGATGCTGTCGCAGGTGGTGGAGGGATGTTAACCGTCCCAGCTTTGCTATCGCTTGGTTTACCGCCACACATTGCACTCGGAACTAATAAGCTGGCCGCAACGTTTGCCTCATCAACTGCCGCTTTTACTTACTATCGTAAGAAACTGTTCAAACCTGAATGTTGGACCAATGCATTCATATCGACATTAATAGGTGCAACAATCGGCACCCTGACTGTTGATGCCATCAGTACAGAGTGGTTAGAGAAGGTATTGCCATTAGTTATTCTTGCCGCTGCTGTCTATACCATTTTTCATAAGACTCCGGATGTGAGCCATAATGTGTCTCCTAAACCGTGTCCGGTACTTAAAAGAAAACAAAAGTACCAAGGATTCATTCTTGGCTTTTATGATGGTGTTGCAGGCCCAGGTACTGGCGCATTTTGGACGGTGAGTTCTATGGCGCTTTATCGCTTAAATATCTTACTGGCTTCTGGTTTGTCTAAAGCAATGAACTTTACCAGCAACTTCACCTCTTTGGTGACGTTTGCCATTCTAGGTCATATCGACTGGGTATTGGGTTTAACCATGGGTATTTGCTTGATGGCTGGCGCATTTGTCGGGGCTCACTCCGCAATTCGATTTGGTGCTACGTTTATACGACCTGTGTTTGTTACCGTGGTTAGTGTCCTTGCGATTAAATTGGCTTACGAAGCTTGGTTTGTAAATTTATAA
- the dinG gene encoding ATP-dependent DNA helicase DinG has product MLTTKIQNSIRTSYQNLQDQLDNFVPRRAQNYLVAEIAKTLCGQYHKSNRMIVAEAGTGIGKSLAYLMATIPVAVLNNRKIIISTATVALQEQLVNKDLPLYRRLTDREFSFILAKGRQRYCCSEKLAAACGVDSGQMAMFESKPKKKDVEQLQTMYRSLAQGKWDGDRDSWPKPIDNMIWQMIVSDKHSCNNSMPSHRDCPFQKARSELDKADVIIANHSLVMADADLGGGVILPEPENSIYIFDEAHHLPHVARDHSSAAASLKGAASWLERLNQSISKLSGLADEKRVHRFRNQLQDTVQQLIPTLTQLSKRFDAAHFEDGLYRFEHGDLPEWLENESKDLKQLTQKASQAVAKIADLIAERVKDGELSAKLAEPALAEIGFYIQRTENLAQVWRLMAEPKREKGAPLARWLELNKESEGDFVVNVSPLEVGWQLDQQIWSRCVGAVLVSATMRALNSFSFFCHQAGISQKAEDGVQFLALASPFDYQNQAELIVPAMKYEPQAPQFTEYLIEILPKVIEDNKANLVLFSSYWQMNKVAEALTTDFVKKSWALQVQGDTSRTETLKKHKKLIEQGKTSVLFGTGSFSEGLDLPGELLENLVITKIPFGVPTSPVEQAHSEYIESRGGNPFMQITVPDASKKLIQSVGRLLRKERDSGKVTILDRRIVTKRYGKSLIDSLPPFKRTIEY; this is encoded by the coding sequence ATGCTAACTACTAAAATTCAAAATTCTATTCGCACCAGTTATCAAAACCTCCAAGATCAGTTGGACAACTTTGTACCTCGACGTGCACAAAATTACCTTGTAGCCGAGATTGCGAAGACACTTTGTGGTCAGTACCACAAAAGTAATCGTATGATTGTTGCGGAAGCAGGGACTGGGATCGGAAAATCTCTTGCTTATTTAATGGCAACCATTCCCGTAGCGGTTTTAAATAATCGAAAAATCATCATTTCGACCGCGACTGTCGCACTGCAAGAACAACTCGTGAATAAAGATCTTCCTTTATATAGAAGACTCACCGATAGAGAGTTCTCTTTTATATTAGCTAAAGGTAGACAACGTTATTGTTGCTCAGAGAAATTAGCAGCGGCTTGCGGAGTTGATAGTGGGCAAATGGCTATGTTTGAGTCTAAGCCAAAGAAGAAAGACGTCGAACAACTTCAAACCATGTACCGTAGTTTGGCTCAAGGTAAATGGGATGGCGACCGCGATTCATGGCCGAAACCAATCGACAACATGATTTGGCAAATGATCGTCAGTGATAAGCACAGCTGCAACAACAGTATGCCAAGTCATAGAGACTGCCCTTTCCAAAAAGCTCGATCAGAGCTGGATAAAGCAGACGTGATTATCGCCAATCACAGTTTAGTGATGGCTGATGCAGACCTAGGCGGCGGCGTCATACTGCCTGAACCAGAAAATAGCATCTATATATTCGATGAAGCTCACCATTTACCTCACGTAGCAAGAGACCACTCGTCTGCTGCAGCAAGTTTAAAAGGCGCCGCATCTTGGTTAGAGCGTTTGAATCAATCTATCAGCAAGCTTTCAGGGTTAGCCGATGAAAAACGCGTTCATCGATTTAGAAATCAACTGCAAGATACAGTACAACAGTTAATCCCGACTCTAACCCAGCTAAGTAAACGGTTTGACGCAGCCCATTTTGAAGATGGACTTTACCGCTTTGAACACGGTGACCTTCCCGAATGGTTAGAGAATGAGTCTAAAGACCTCAAACAACTGACTCAAAAGGCGAGTCAAGCAGTCGCGAAAATCGCAGACCTGATTGCAGAACGAGTTAAAGACGGAGAGCTTTCAGCAAAACTAGCTGAGCCTGCACTTGCAGAAATTGGCTTCTATATACAGAGAACCGAAAACCTTGCTCAAGTCTGGCGCTTAATGGCAGAGCCGAAACGAGAGAAAGGCGCACCTTTGGCTCGATGGCTTGAGTTAAACAAAGAAAGTGAAGGCGATTTCGTTGTGAATGTCTCTCCGTTAGAAGTTGGCTGGCAACTTGATCAGCAGATTTGGAGCCGCTGTGTTGGGGCTGTACTCGTTTCAGCAACAATGAGAGCGCTCAACTCATTCAGTTTTTTCTGTCATCAAGCTGGTATTAGTCAAAAAGCAGAAGACGGTGTTCAATTTCTTGCTTTGGCATCTCCGTTTGATTATCAAAACCAAGCAGAGCTGATTGTTCCTGCAATGAAGTACGAACCCCAAGCACCTCAGTTTACCGAATATCTTATTGAAATTTTGCCTAAGGTAATAGAAGACAACAAAGCCAATCTCGTTCTATTCTCTTCTTATTGGCAAATGAACAAAGTTGCAGAAGCTTTAACAACAGATTTCGTTAAAAAGTCATGGGCTTTACAGGTTCAAGGTGACACTTCACGCACTGAAACCCTAAAAAAACATAAAAAGCTAATAGAGCAAGGTAAAACAAGCGTCCTTTTTGGAACAGGGAGCTTTTCTGAAGGTCTAGATTTACCTGGGGAGCTTCTTGAAAACCTCGTCATTACTAAAATTCCTTTTGGTGTGCCAACCTCTCCTGTAGAGCAAGCACACTCTGAATATATTGAATCAAGAGGCGGGAATCCGTTCATGCAAATTACCGTTCCAGATGCGAGCAAAAAGCTTATTCAATCTGTCGGACGGTTACTGCGTAAAGAAAGAGATTCTGGTAAAGTCACGATCCTTGACCGGCGCATAGTTACGAAGCGATACGGTAAATCGTTGATCGACTCATTACCGCCTTTTAAAAGAACAATAGAATATTAA
- a CDS encoding porin: MKKTLLALAIAAVSTSAFAVETSSQNSKPMFEFDDMHKDQFSVSGAWGVGGYYDSYSGAIYDDWATALTLAVSFKNNRWVGYFETDLEMNYISDTNESAKVAEVYDSIESGPTTDVDKAWLGFDTGFGVASFGWENDTALDKVDGAGDMTYELGASAGDASDAYNVVKFQGATSGFAYGVSYFETKDSHSAADKGVNGYVGFEHEIFNIYAGYEDRDEADYTVTSVSGNVKVADTVKLGFNSWIDEGNKSGADTTDKKNTGYYLSGAFDASEQVTVAAGYGANTTEQNNSADKDYSYMNVAVMYKHSDRMDMGIDIKQELDVPNGVRAESSDEETFVFAAAYYYF, translated from the coding sequence ATGAAAAAGACTCTATTAGCATTAGCTATCGCAGCAGTATCAACTTCTGCATTCGCAGTTGAAACAAGTTCTCAAAACTCTAAGCCAATGTTTGAGTTTGACGACATGCATAAAGACCAATTCTCAGTATCTGGTGCTTGGGGCGTCGGTGGTTACTACGATTCTTACTCTGGCGCAATCTACGATGATTGGGCTACAGCTTTAACTCTAGCGGTAAGCTTCAAGAACAACCGTTGGGTTGGTTACTTCGAAACAGACCTAGAGATGAACTACATTTCTGATACAAATGAGTCAGCTAAAGTTGCCGAAGTTTACGACAGCATTGAGTCAGGTCCTACAACTGATGTAGACAAAGCATGGTTAGGTTTCGATACTGGTTTCGGTGTTGCATCTTTCGGTTGGGAAAATGACACTGCGCTAGATAAAGTTGACGGCGCTGGTGATATGACTTACGAGCTTGGTGCTTCTGCTGGCGATGCATCTGATGCATACAACGTTGTTAAATTCCAAGGTGCTACTTCTGGTTTTGCTTACGGTGTTTCTTACTTCGAAACTAAAGATAGCCACTCAGCTGCAGACAAAGGTGTGAACGGTTACGTTGGTTTCGAGCACGAAATCTTCAACATCTACGCTGGTTACGAAGATCGTGATGAAGCAGATTACACAGTAACTTCTGTTTCTGGTAACGTTAAGGTTGCTGATACAGTTAAGCTAGGCTTTAACTCTTGGATTGATGAAGGCAACAAATCTGGTGCTGACACAACTGATAAGAAAAACACTGGTTACTACCTATCAGGCGCATTTGATGCTTCTGAGCAGGTAACTGTTGCTGCTGGTTACGGTGCAAACACTACTGAACAAAACAATTCAGCTGATAAAGACTACAGCTACATGAACGTTGCTGTAATGTACAAGCACAGCGACCGCATGGACATGGGTATCGATATCAAACAAGAACTTGACGTACCAAACGGTGTTCGCGCTGAAAGTTCTGACGAAGAGACATTCGTATTCGCAGCTGCTTACTACTACTTCTAA
- a CDS encoding pseudouridine synthase, whose amino-acid sequence MSTRSRGASSSDKPARSGTTLKQNGNRPSRSSDKNNTGNSYNKQHSSKHRYKGKPTNAKPKVSLEDRKVILFNKPFDTLSQFTDGEGRKTLADFILVKDVYAAGRLDRDSEGLMVLTNDGIFQAKLTQPNSKSPKTYWVQVEGAPSEEDLDKLRKGVELKDGMTLPAQIEVMSEPEVWDRKPPVRFRAAIPTTWLVITIIEGRNRQVRRMTANIGFPTLRLIRYSMGNMNVGELQPGEWKEI is encoded by the coding sequence ATGTCTACTCGCTCTCGAGGCGCATCTAGCTCAGACAAACCAGCTCGTTCTGGTACAACATTAAAACAAAACGGTAATAGACCGAGCCGCAGCAGTGATAAAAACAACACTGGCAATTCGTACAATAAACAGCATTCAAGTAAACACCGATACAAAGGGAAGCCTACTAACGCAAAACCCAAGGTATCACTTGAAGATCGCAAAGTGATTTTGTTCAACAAGCCTTTCGATACTCTCAGCCAATTCACTGATGGCGAAGGCAGGAAAACACTCGCCGACTTTATTCTAGTTAAAGATGTTTATGCAGCCGGACGACTTGACCGTGATAGTGAAGGGTTAATGGTCTTAACCAATGATGGCATCTTCCAAGCCAAATTGACTCAACCAAACTCAAAGTCACCAAAGACTTACTGGGTTCAGGTTGAAGGCGCACCTTCTGAGGAAGATTTAGATAAATTGAGAAAAGGCGTAGAACTAAAAGACGGCATGACGCTGCCTGCTCAGATTGAAGTGATGTCTGAACCTGAAGTGTGGGATAGAAAACCGCCAGTGCGCTTCAGAGCCGCGATACCAACAACTTGGTTAGTCATTACAATCATTGAAGGGCGTAACCGTCAGGTAAGACGAATGACAGCAAATATCGGCTTCCCTACCCTGCGCCTCATTCGCTATTCAATGGGCAACATGAATGTCGGTGAGCTTCAGCCTGGTGAGTGGAAAGAGATATAA